The Lacrimispora xylanolytica genome has a segment encoding these proteins:
- a CDS encoding SBBP repeat-containing protein, whose amino-acid sequence MQNIVTNSLNEYRTKLPLSFIKNNGQEDSRALFTTNHKGRRLFFSSDRITLVELEPIEEALPEPDDLPELPTESKVPRNGVAVELSFVNANQNLTPEGVLPQPGYHHFYKGNDSSKWSNGVPHYKELRYPAVWEGVDLEISGNQNGMKMNWVLDRPDRSSSILLHWEGADSLELDVTGNLLVHHALGTLTDLSPIAYQEIDGARKPVGCAYRLFGNFELGFELTGNYLEDIPLIIDPILTYASYLGGSLTETGRGTAVDTQGCAYVTGTTTSVDFPVTPGAFQTTYGGDTDAFVTKFASNGASLIYSTYIGGSGIEADNFISLDTEGCAYITGGTTSADFPITPGAFQTTAGRIYVTKLAPDGGSLIYSTFLGSTASGNGNGIAVDSQGHAYVAGYTSDLNFPVTPGAFQTTYFGFQSGFITKLSSDGGSLIYSTYLEGSGQDVINDIAVDAQDYAYVTGITSSIDFPVTPGAFQTTSTVNSAFITKLALDGSALIYSTYLSGSSVTNGQSISVDSNGNAFVTGFVNGPGFPVTPGAFQTISPGGSLSTFISKLSPGGDSLIASTFLGGNGSEINRGGTVDAQGRIFSTGSTSSPNFPLTPDVIPSVSDGSSNIYISILSPDLTQLLVSYCLGSGVGYSIATGPEGAVYATGQTLSTEFPATPGAFQTTLNGASDAFVTKTGFAFYRQASVEIDGLF is encoded by the coding sequence ATGCAGAATATTGTTACGAATTCTTTGAATGAATATAGAACGAAACTCCCCCTCTCCTTTATCAAAAACAACGGACAGGAAGATTCCAGAGCTCTCTTTACTACCAACCATAAGGGACGGCGTCTTTTCTTCTCTTCAGACCGTATCACTTTGGTGGAACTGGAACCTATAGAGGAAGCGCTGCCGGAACCTGATGATCTCCCAGAACTTCCAACCGAGTCAAAAGTTCCCAGAAACGGTGTGGCTGTGGAACTTTCATTTGTAAATGCAAATCAAAATCTTACTCCAGAGGGAGTGTTGCCACAACCAGGATATCACCACTTTTATAAAGGGAATGACTCTTCAAAATGGAGCAATGGCGTTCCTCATTATAAAGAGCTTCGCTATCCAGCTGTCTGGGAAGGCGTGGATTTGGAGATATCAGGAAATCAAAATGGTATGAAGATGAACTGGGTATTAGACAGACCAGACAGATCCTCCTCTATACTCCTACACTGGGAAGGAGCTGACAGTCTGGAACTAGACGTCACAGGAAACCTGCTTGTCCATCATGCTCTTGGGACATTGACTGATTTATCCCCCATTGCCTATCAGGAAATAGATGGGGCAAGAAAGCCAGTGGGCTGTGCTTACCGACTATTTGGAAATTTTGAACTTGGCTTTGAACTGACAGGCAATTATTTGGAGGATATTCCTCTTATCATTGATCCAATCCTTACGTACGCCTCCTACCTGGGGGGAAGTTTAACAGAAACAGGAAGAGGTACTGCGGTAGATACTCAGGGTTGTGCTTATGTTACGGGAACCACTACTTCTGTTGACTTTCCTGTAACACCCGGTGCATTTCAAACCACCTATGGAGGTGACACAGATGCATTTGTTACCAAGTTTGCAAGCAATGGTGCCTCCCTTATTTATTCCACTTACATTGGAGGCAGTGGCATCGAAGCCGACAACTTCATTTCCCTGGATACAGAAGGGTGTGCTTATATTACAGGTGGAACGACTTCAGCCGATTTCCCCATTACTCCGGGTGCTTTTCAAACCACTGCAGGAAGAATATATGTTACTAAGCTTGCGCCAGACGGAGGTAGTTTGATTTATTCTACTTTTTTAGGATCTACAGCATCTGGAAATGGTAACGGAATTGCAGTTGATTCTCAGGGCCATGCATATGTGGCTGGATATACCAGTGACCTTAATTTTCCTGTTACTCCAGGTGCATTTCAAACTACGTACTTTGGATTTCAAAGCGGATTTATTACAAAACTTTCTTCTGATGGAGGAAGCCTTATCTATTCCACCTACCTGGAAGGCAGCGGTCAGGATGTAATCAACGACATTGCAGTGGATGCTCAGGATTACGCCTATGTAACAGGAATAACCTCTTCCATTGACTTTCCTGTAACACCAGGCGCTTTTCAAACTACGTCCACTGTAAATTCCGCGTTTATAACAAAGCTCGCCCTTGATGGAAGTGCCCTTATTTATTCCACCTATTTGTCTGGCAGCTCCGTTACAAACGGTCAAAGTATTTCTGTGGATTCTAATGGTAATGCCTTTGTTACAGGGTTCGTTAATGGGCCTGGTTTTCCAGTAACACCTGGAGCATTTCAGACAATCTCTCCTGGAGGGTCTTTAAGTACGTTTATTTCCAAGCTATCTCCTGGAGGAGATAGTCTTATTGCCTCTACTTTTTTAGGAGGTAATGGTTCTGAAATTAACCGGGGAGGAACAGTTGACGCGCAAGGCCGTATTTTCTCCACCGGATCTACTAGCTCGCCCAACTTCCCATTAACACCAGATGTGATTCCTTCTGTAAGCGATGGAAGTTCAAATATATATATCAGTATCTTATCCCCAGATTTAACACAGCTTCTTGTTTCTTATTGTCTGGGAAGTGGAGTTGGTTATAGTATTGCCACGGGGCCGGAAGGTGCGGTATATGCAACAGGGCAGACCCTTTCTACTGAATTTCCCGCTACGCCTGGAGCATTCCAGACAACGTTAAATGGAGCCAGTGATGCATTTGTGACCAAAACCGGGTTTGCTTTTTATCGTCAGGCTTCCGTTGAGATTGATGGATTGTTTTAG
- a CDS encoding SBBP repeat-containing protein: MQNIMADPLPSNKNKLPLSFVANNGQEDSRAHFTSSLKNQRIFFSSDRITLVELEPIEESIPEPDDFPSPITEPDEPRNGVALELSFTNANTSLAPQGISQLPGHHHFYRGNDSTKWNNGVPHFKELRYPGIWDGVDLEISGSKDGMKMNWVLDKPDQVSSIRLHWSGADSLEIDSTGNLLVHHALGTLTDLAPIAYQEIEGERKPVDCVYRLYGSFDLGFELIGKYLENLPLIIDPILAYATYLGGSLTDQCRGIAVDPQGCAHVVGDTTSINFPVTPGAFQTTNAGGSDVFVTKFSSDGSSLIYSTYLGGSGSEIGYAIALDTQGCSYVTGQTNSANFPITPGAFQTTAGGIFVTKLAADGESLIYSTFLGTSGTGFGIAVDSEGCSYVTGQGGTIPTTPGAFQTTLTAPVGAVGFITKFSNDGSDLIYSTYLYGNGNGYCTGIALDAYDYAYVTGITNATNFPVTPGAFQTTLTSNAVTVTKLAIDGSSLAYSTFLSGNASDVARSIAVDSQGCAYVTGRTASADFPVTPNGFQTTYGGGSDDVFLTKLSPGGNSLIGSTFLGGDLHDDGFGVALDEYGHAYVTGHTFSPNFPTTPNVISSALEGTSDAIICILSSDLTNLIVSYYLGGGGGDTGQGISLGSDGAVYTAGSTSSADFPVTSGAYQATLNGTSDAYVTRTAFAFYRQASVDVTGYL, from the coding sequence ATGCAGAATATTATGGCGGACCCATTGCCTTCAAATAAAAATAAGCTTCCTCTCTCCTTTGTTGCAAACAACGGGCAGGAGGACTCCAGGGCACACTTTACTTCCAGCCTTAAGAATCAACGTATTTTCTTCTCCTCAGACCGGATTACACTGGTAGAACTGGAACCAATAGAGGAATCAATTCCAGAACCTGATGATTTTCCTTCCCCTATCACTGAGCCTGACGAACCAAGAAATGGTGTAGCCCTGGAGCTTTCCTTTACAAATGCAAATACCAGTCTTGCCCCTCAGGGCATATCCCAACTGCCGGGACATCACCATTTTTACCGGGGAAATGATTCTACAAAATGGAACAATGGTGTTCCTCATTTTAAGGAGCTTCGATATCCCGGAATCTGGGATGGGGTTGATTTAGAGATATCAGGTAGTAAGGATGGTATGAAAATGAATTGGGTGTTAGATAAGCCAGACCAAGTTTCGTCCATTCGTCTTCATTGGTCAGGGGCAGACAGCCTGGAGATCGACTCTACAGGGAACCTTCTGGTTCATCATGCATTGGGTACCTTAACTGATTTGGCTCCCATTGCTTATCAGGAAATAGAGGGGGAAAGAAAACCAGTAGACTGCGTTTATCGACTATATGGTAGTTTTGACCTTGGTTTTGAACTGATTGGCAAGTATTTGGAAAATCTCCCTCTTATCATTGACCCAATCCTTGCATATGCCACTTATTTAGGAGGCAGCTTAACGGATCAATGCAGAGGAATCGCAGTAGATCCCCAGGGGTGTGCCCATGTAGTTGGTGATACAACCTCAATTAATTTTCCTGTGACACCTGGCGCTTTTCAGACAACCAATGCCGGGGGAAGTGATGTATTTGTCACCAAGTTTTCCAGCGATGGCAGTTCTCTTATCTATTCCACCTATCTCGGAGGCAGCGGTTCCGAGATTGGTTATGCCATTGCCCTGGATACCCAAGGTTGCTCCTACGTCACTGGGCAGACTAATTCGGCTAATTTTCCAATCACACCGGGGGCGTTTCAGACAACAGCTGGAGGAATCTTTGTCACGAAACTTGCGGCGGATGGAGAGAGCCTTATTTACTCCACCTTTTTAGGTACGTCAGGAACAGGTTTTGGCATTGCAGTTGACTCCGAGGGCTGTTCTTATGTCACTGGCCAAGGTGGCACTATACCCACTACACCCGGTGCGTTTCAAACGACTCTTACTGCTCCAGTAGGTGCTGTTGGTTTTATTACAAAGTTTTCCAATGATGGCAGTGATCTCATTTATTCTACCTATCTTTATGGTAACGGTAATGGCTATTGCACGGGGATTGCTTTGGATGCTTATGATTATGCCTATGTTACAGGTATTACTAATGCTACTAATTTTCCAGTAACACCTGGTGCCTTTCAGACTACACTAACCTCCAATGCAGTAACTGTCACAAAACTTGCCATAGATGGAAGTTCACTGGCCTACTCCACCTTTTTATCTGGCAATGCTAGTGATGTAGCCCGTAGTATTGCAGTAGATAGTCAAGGCTGTGCCTATGTTACAGGTAGAACCGCCTCTGCTGATTTTCCAGTAACACCAAACGGGTTTCAGACAACCTATGGAGGTGGGAGTGATGATGTATTTCTCACTAAGTTATCACCTGGAGGAAACAGTTTAATCGGATCCACCTTTTTAGGTGGAGACCTTCACGATGATGGTTTTGGTGTTGCTTTGGATGAATATGGCCACGCCTACGTTACAGGACACACTTTTTCCCCAAATTTTCCAACAACACCCAATGTAATTTCCTCTGCTTTAGAAGGAACATCAGATGCAATTATCTGCATTCTATCCTCAGATTTGACAAATCTCATTGTTTCTTACTATCTGGGAGGTGGCGGAGGTGATACTGGTCAGGGAATTTCTCTTGGGTCAGATGGTGCAGTGTACACCGCTGGATCTACCAGCTCCGCTGATTTTCCCGTTACTTCTGGGGCTTACCAGGCAACACTTAACGGAACATCAGACGCGTATGTTACAAGAACTGCTTTTGCCTTTTACAGACAGGCTTCAGTTGATGTAACGGGATATTTATGA
- a CDS encoding SBBP repeat-containing protein: MQNHLNDSMLINKTKLPLSFVKNNGQEDQRAHFTTNYKGRRFFFSSDRITSVELEPIGEQVPEPNQPRNGVALELSFTNANTNLIPEGVFQLEGYHHYFRGNDSSKWQNGVPHYKELRYNAVWEGVDVEVSASEDGLKMNWLLDEPERISSIRLHWEGADRLDIDEMGNLLIHHALGTLTDLAPIAYQEIDGVKIPVSCAYQRYGDFDFGFQLTGDYSTDSPLVIDPIIQYSTYLGGSDFQYGNAIAVDDLGQAYVTGYVNSAGFPVTPGAFQTTYSGNEEAYITKFSSNGESLIYSTYLGGSGRDYSWGIAVDTEYCAYVTGQTNSVNFPITPDAFQTTRGYMFITKIAANGESLVYSTFLGNSTEDQGQAIAVDSQGSAYITGLTASTVLPSTPGAFQTTLPGPSSTFVTKMSPDGRSLIYSTYLGGNNSATSFGIALDTEGHAYVTGVTGATDFPLTPNAFQTTFVVDAGYVTKFSTDGSSLIYSTFIGGSGNNTPLSIAVDPLGYASITGLTNSSDYPVTPGAFQPTKGLAVNQVFVSKISPSGGSLFGSTYLGGSVISTGADIKTDAQGHVYVTGYTQASDFPTTPNVFPSSLKGQVNAFITIFKADLTSLIVSYYLGGSNGDSSRGIEIGPDGAIYTTGETSSSDFPVTPGAYQTTLIGRGDAFVNKAALAFYNQVSLNMIKLTN, encoded by the coding sequence ATGCAAAATCATTTAAACGATTCCATGCTTATAAATAAAACTAAGCTTCCTCTCTCCTTTGTTAAAAATAATGGGCAGGAAGATCAGAGGGCACACTTTACGACAAATTATAAAGGACGCCGCTTTTTCTTTTCTTCAGACCGGATTACTTCCGTGGAGCTGGAGCCTATAGGGGAACAAGTTCCAGAGCCGAATCAGCCTAGAAATGGGGTAGCTCTGGAGCTTTCCTTCACAAATGCAAATACCAATCTGATTCCAGAAGGAGTATTTCAGCTGGAAGGATATCACCATTATTTCAGAGGAAATGACTCTTCCAAATGGCAAAATGGAGTTCCTCATTATAAGGAACTACGGTATAACGCAGTCTGGGAAGGTGTGGATGTGGAGGTTAGTGCTAGTGAGGATGGCTTGAAAATGAACTGGTTGTTAGATGAACCAGAACGCATTTCATCGATCCGACTTCATTGGGAAGGAGCCGACCGTCTGGATATAGACGAAATGGGGAATCTTCTTATTCATCATGCACTGGGAACACTGACCGACTTAGCTCCTATTGCTTATCAGGAAATTGATGGGGTTAAGATACCGGTGAGCTGTGCTTACCAGCGCTATGGGGATTTTGACTTTGGATTCCAGCTGACTGGAGATTATTCTACAGATAGTCCTCTTGTCATTGATCCCATTATTCAGTATTCCACCTATCTTGGAGGCAGCGATTTTCAATATGGCAATGCCATTGCAGTAGATGATCTGGGTCAGGCCTATGTAACTGGGTACGTGAATTCAGCAGGATTCCCTGTAACCCCAGGTGCCTTTCAGACCACCTACTCCGGCAATGAGGAGGCTTATATTACTAAGTTTTCCAGCAACGGAGAATCTCTTATTTATTCAACCTATCTTGGAGGTAGTGGTCGAGATTATAGTTGGGGTATTGCAGTTGATACAGAATATTGCGCCTATGTGACTGGACAAACAAATTCTGTTAACTTTCCAATAACGCCAGATGCCTTTCAAACCACCCGCGGTTATATGTTTATAACAAAAATCGCAGCAAATGGGGAAAGTCTTGTTTACTCTACCTTTTTGGGAAACAGCACCGAAGATCAAGGCCAGGCAATTGCAGTTGACTCTCAAGGCAGTGCTTATATTACAGGTCTTACTGCCTCTACGGTTTTACCAAGCACCCCCGGTGCCTTTCAAACAACTTTGCCCGGACCGTCTAGCACATTTGTTACCAAGATGTCACCAGACGGAAGAAGCCTTATTTATTCCACCTATCTTGGAGGAAATAACTCAGCCACCAGTTTTGGCATCGCCTTAGACACCGAGGGGCACGCCTATGTAACCGGTGTTACAGGGGCAACAGATTTTCCTTTGACCCCTAACGCCTTTCAAACTACGTTTGTGGTAGATGCAGGATATGTTACTAAATTTTCAACTGACGGAAGTTCCTTGATCTACTCCACGTTTATAGGGGGGAGCGGAAATAATACTCCTTTAAGTATTGCTGTAGACCCTTTAGGCTATGCTTCTATTACAGGACTCACCAATTCATCAGATTACCCAGTTACACCTGGTGCGTTTCAGCCAACAAAAGGCCTTGCTGTTAATCAAGTATTTGTATCCAAGATATCTCCGTCGGGAGGCAGTCTGTTTGGGTCCACCTATTTAGGTGGAAGCGTTATAAGTACTGGTGCTGATATTAAAACAGATGCACAAGGCCATGTGTATGTAACAGGATATACTCAGGCATCTGATTTTCCAACAACACCAAATGTATTTCCCTCTTCTTTAAAAGGGCAAGTAAATGCCTTTATTACCATTTTTAAAGCAGACTTGACCAGTCTTATTGTATCTTACTATCTAGGTGGTAGTAATGGAGATTCGAGTCGAGGGATTGAGATTGGTCCGGATGGTGCCATATATACGACAGGAGAGACCTCCTCCAGCGATTTTCCTGTTACACCAGGAGCATACCAGACAACTCTTATTGGCAGAGGTGATGCTTTTGTTAACAAAGCAGCGCTTGCATTTTACAATCAGGTATCTCTGAATATGATAAAGTTAACTAATTAA
- a CDS encoding SBBP repeat-containing protein: MQNHLKDSVHLNKCKLPLSFVKNNGQEDQRAYFTTNYKGRRFFFSSDRITSVELEPIEEEVPEPDQPRNGVALELSFTNANTNLFPEGVSQQEGYHHYFKGNDSLMWQNGVPHYKELKYNAVWQGVDLEVSAGDDGLKMNWLLNSPEHVSSIQLHWEGAESLEIDESGNLLVHHALGTLTDLAPIAYQEIDGNVIPVNCTYQLYNNFDIGFELVGDYSSDTPLVIDPILLYSTYLGGADIQYGQKIAVDDQGHAYVVGYVNSTGFPVTPGAFQTTFSGNEDAYITKFSPNGESLVYSTYLGGSGIDRGHGISLDDEYCAYVTGETRSINFPVTPGAFQTTRGYMFVTKIAADGGSLIYSSFLGNSNTDVGYNIAVDSQGSAYVIGRTTSTVLPSTPGAFQTTLPNTTGSGFITKVSPNGASLIYSTYLGGSFSESCLGIALDTQGHAYVTGTTESANFPVTPGAFQTTFNEQEAFITKLATDGSSLVYSTFLGGSSIDYGYSIALDTLGHAYVTGSTNSSDFPVTPGAFQTTKGPAISQPYISKLSPSGDSLIASTYFGGSTSSEVRDIYTDLQGHAYITGSTSASDFPTTPNVIPSTWTGNAAAFISVFSEDLTNLIVSYYIGVNNLADGRGIDVGPEGAVYMVGITSSTDFPVTPGAYQTTLIGRQDAYVNKAAFAFYNQISLNVIKLV, translated from the coding sequence TTGCAAAATCATTTAAAAGATTCCGTTCATTTAAATAAATGTAAGCTTCCTCTCTCATTTGTTAAAAATAATGGGCAGGAGGATCAGAGAGCGTATTTTACGACAAATTATAAAGGCCGTCGTTTTTTCTTTTCTTCAGACCGGATTACTTCCGTTGAACTGGAGCCTATAGAGGAAGAAGTCCCAGAGCCAGATCAGCCTAGAAATGGTGTGGCTCTGGAGCTCTCTTTTACAAATGCAAATACCAATCTTTTCCCGGAAGGAGTCTCTCAGCAGGAGGGGTATCACCATTATTTCAAGGGAAATGACTCTTTAATGTGGCAAAATGGAGTTCCCCATTATAAGGAACTAAAATATAATGCTGTCTGGCAGGGCGTGGATCTGGAGGTTTCCGCTGGTGATGATGGCTTGAAAATGAACTGGTTATTAAATAGTCCGGAACACGTCTCTTCTATCCAACTTCATTGGGAAGGAGCTGAGAGTCTGGAAATAGACGAGTCAGGAAATCTTCTGGTACACCATGCACTTGGAACGCTCACAGACTTAGCGCCTATTGCTTATCAGGAGATAGATGGTAATGTCATACCAGTGAACTGCACCTATCAGCTTTACAATAATTTTGATATTGGTTTTGAATTAGTTGGGGATTATTCTTCAGATACCCCCCTTGTCATTGATCCCATTCTTTTGTATTCCACCTATCTTGGAGGCGCAGATATTCAATACGGTCAAAAAATTGCTGTAGATGACCAGGGGCATGCCTATGTAGTTGGATACGTGAATTCAACTGGCTTCCCAGTAACACCAGGTGCCTTTCAAACTACTTTTTCCGGAAATGAGGATGCGTATATCACCAAGTTTTCCCCCAATGGAGAATCTCTTGTTTATTCTACGTATCTTGGAGGAAGTGGTATAGATCGTGGCCATGGAATCTCCTTGGATGATGAATATTGTGCCTATGTCACAGGAGAGACCCGTTCAATAAACTTTCCAGTAACACCAGGTGCCTTTCAAACCACTCGTGGCTATATGTTTGTTACTAAAATAGCGGCAGACGGTGGAAGCCTTATTTACTCCTCTTTTTTGGGAAACAGCAATACTGATGTTGGTTATAATATTGCCGTAGATTCACAAGGTAGTGCTTATGTAATAGGGCGAACGACCTCCACTGTTTTGCCTTCTACCCCCGGCGCCTTTCAAACGACCTTACCCAATACTACCGGTAGCGGGTTTATTACTAAAGTTTCTCCTAATGGAGCAAGCCTGATTTACTCCACCTACCTTGGAGGTAGTTTTTCTGAAAGTTGCCTTGGAATTGCTTTGGACACTCAGGGGCATGCGTATGTTACTGGCACTACTGAGTCTGCGAATTTCCCTGTAACACCCGGTGCTTTCCAAACCACTTTTAATGAGCAGGAAGCATTTATTACAAAACTGGCAACCGACGGAAGTTCCCTTGTCTACTCAACCTTTTTGGGTGGAAGCAGTATTGATTACGGTTATAGTATTGCTTTGGATACCTTGGGCCATGCTTATGTCACGGGAAGCACCAATTCATCGGATTTTCCAGTAACACCTGGCGCTTTCCAGACAACAAAAGGCCCTGCTATTAGTCAGCCATATATATCCAAGTTATCTCCTTCTGGAGACAGTCTGATTGCATCCACCTATTTTGGTGGAAGTACTTCGAGTGAAGTTAGAGATATCTACACCGATTTACAGGGCCATGCTTATATCACAGGATCTACTTCAGCGTCCGACTTTCCAACAACACCAAACGTGATCCCTTCAACATGGACCGGAAATGCGGCTGCATTTATCAGCGTTTTTTCAGAAGATCTAACTAACCTTATTGTTTCATACTATATAGGGGTAAATAATTTGGCTGATGGCCGAGGTATTGACGTCGGACCGGAAGGTGCAGTATATATGGTAGGGATTACTAGCTCCACGGATTTCCCCGTTACGCCAGGAGCATATCAGACAACTTTAATTGGAAGACAAGACGCTTATGTTAATAAAGCAGCGTTTGCATTTTACAATCAGATATCTCTGAATGTGATAAAATTAGTATAG
- a CDS encoding BclA C-terminal domain-containing protein, producing the protein MHKLNGATGPTGATGPSGATGPAGVTGPTGNAGPTGATGPTGNIGPTGATGPTGVTGPTGDIGPTGATGPTGDIGPTGATGPTGDTGPAGATGETGFTGPTGPTGTAGTTGPTGQTGPTGDTGPTGATGPIGDTGSTGDTGPTGATGPTGATGPTGDTGPTGVPGVTGATGPTGDIGPTGDSGPTGAAGSTGATGPTGATGPTGAPGPAGTSGLAGATGPTGASGPTGATGPTGATGPTGVTGPTGATGPTGATGPIGATGPTGETGPTGATGPTGATGPTGATGPTGVTGPTGATGPTGATGPTGETGPTGVTGPTGATGPTGATGPTGATGPTGETGPTGVTGPTGATGPTGATGPIGATGPTGATGPTGATGPTGATGPTGATGPTGATGPTGATGPTGATGPTGATGPTGDTGPTGIGPTGATGPTGDTGPTGATGPTGATGPTGPTGDTGPGITVFGNVFTPLAEDSETAVLLSGDVLFSNNGILQGITHTPGTAPITIEQTGVYKINYSISISNNIDATVTVAVNGVDVNSAAVPTEIMVGTFSNSIILSLTAGDVITLRIE; encoded by the coding sequence GTGCATAAGTTAAACGGAGCCACCGGTCCGACAGGGGCAACTGGACCATCGGGAGCCACTGGTCCGGCTGGAGTGACAGGTCCGACGGGAAATGCCGGTCCAACAGGAGCCACTGGCCCAACAGGTAATATCGGCCCAACAGGAGCTACGGGTCCAACAGGAGTCACCGGTCCAACGGGAGATATAGGCCCAACAGGAGCTACGGGCCCAACGGGAGATATAGGCCCAACGGGAGCAACCGGCCCAACAGGAGATACCGGTCCGGCAGGAGCGACCGGCGAAACTGGATTCACTGGCCCCACTGGTCCTACAGGTACAGCTGGAACAACAGGTCCAACCGGTCAAACTGGTCCAACGGGAGATACCGGTCCGACAGGAGCGACCGGCCCAATCGGAGACACTGGTTCAACAGGAGATACCGGTCCCACAGGAGCAACCGGTCCCACGGGAGCCACTGGTCCGACAGGAGATACCGGCCCCACAGGAGTCCCTGGTGTTACAGGAGCTACCGGTCCGACGGGAGATATAGGTCCAACAGGAGATAGTGGTCCAACAGGAGCTGCAGGTTCAACGGGAGCCACGGGTCCAACGGGAGCGACGGGTCCGACAGGAGCCCCTGGCCCGGCGGGAACTTCGGGTCTGGCAGGAGCGACGGGTCCAACAGGAGCTAGTGGTCCAACAGGAGCCACGGGTCCAACGGGAGCGACGGGTCCGACCGGAGTAACCGGCCCAACGGGAGCAACCGGTCCCACAGGAGCGACAGGCCCGATAGGAGCCACGGGTCCAACAGGAGAGACCGGCCCGACAGGAGCGACCGGACCAACAGGAGCGACCGGACCAACAGGAGCCACGGGTCCAACTGGGGTGACGGGTCCAACAGGAGCGACCGGACCAACGGGAGCCACGGGTCCAACAGGAGAGACCGGCCCGACAGGGGTAACGGGTCCAACGGGAGCGACGGGTCCGACCGGAGCCACGGGCCCAACAGGAGCCACTGGTCCAACGGGAGAGACCGGCCCGACAGGAGTCACTGGTCCAACAGGAGCCACCGGTCCGACAGGAGCCACTGGCCCGATAGGAGCCACTGGCCCGACGGGTGCAACCGGTCCGACCGGAGCGACGGGTCCAACGGGAGCGACGGGCCCAACAGGAGCCACTGGTCCGACAGGAGCAACCGGTCCCACAGGAGCGACGGGTCCCACAGGAGCGACCGGTCCGACAGGAGCAACCGGCCCAACGGGAGACACTGGTCCAACGGGTATTGGCCCAACAGGAGCGACTGGCCCCACAGGGGATACCGGCCCAACGGGAGCGACTGGTCCCACAGGGGCAACAGGTCCAACCGGCCCAACTGGTGACACAGGACCAGGCATAACTGTTTTTGGAAATGTATTTACACCATTGGCAGAGGACTCCGAAACAGCAGTATTATTATCAGGAGATGTTCTTTTTAGTAATAACGGGATCTTGCAGGGAATTACCCATACACCTGGTACTGCACCTATAACAATAGAGCAAACCGGCGTATATAAGATTAATTATAGTATTTCGATAAGCAATAATATTGACGCTACGGTTACCGTAGCCGTTAACGGAGTAGATGTTAATTCTGCCGCCGTTCCAACCGAGATAATGGTGGGCACATTCTCTAACTCAATTATACTAAGCCTAACAGCAGGGGACGTAATTACTCTGAGAATCGAGTAG